The genomic stretch GAAATATTCACATCTAACATCATCTACATGTGCATACTCATTCAAATCACTGGAAAGCTGCTACAGTGGTTGCATGCAAAAATGAAAATACATATGAAAGCATTGAAAAAAATTTATGTAATGACATGTTCACTGACATAAAATACTAAATGAATAGGCCTAGATATGCTCGTTCCATTTTAAGCAGacgattcatccattttgaagaaTGACTTGAGCCTAACGTACAACTCAGTTTTCTGTAACTTGGATCGAGTTTCATCCAATTCTCCCTCCACGCACCTACTTTTGCTTGTTCACCCTTTAGAGTGTTCTTGAATTATTCGGAATGGAGCCTAGTACTATGTGGGACTTCCTGACATGCGAGTGTGCTCATTGTGAGATTTTCCACAGCTGGTTTCGAAGAACCTGGGTAAAAGTGGAAGGTTGATGTTTGATGGGCAGCTGATCTTAAACTTTTGCCTTTTAACAGCTGACTCCAAATTGTTAGGAGAAGGAAAagatgataatgatggtgatgaGACTAGTAGTATCTGACTCAATTGGCTTTGAGAATATTAACATCGCAAGTCATAATCATGTTTAGCCTTTCTCCCAACAAAATTGGGGTTGGCTCCTAAATGGTATATTGGCAGAAGTTATATGACCAGCTGCTTGCATTAAATCAAGGTTCCCCTTTTACCCGGGCTCTTGAAACTAATACTGACAGGGTGGGCATAGTTTGTTTTATTACCCAAAAGAGGTTTTAGATGGACTCACGGCATTTTTGTAAATATCATTACGTGAGTTGTCTTTGTTTTGTTgaaaggtctttttttttttttaacattattGTTGAAAGGTCTTGATTTTGTCATTTGTCTAATCTACATTTTCTCATATATTTAGTACCACATTGAAGTGTTTTAGGAGATTATTTGACATATAAAGACCCCCTTTTCCTATTTTTCTTGCATAAAGTGCTTAGTGTGTGTGCCTAATGTACTTTGCACCTGTGTGAGAAGGTGTGGGTGCACAGGCGCTTGAGGCGACGTGGTGTGTGAGTGAACAAGGGTGCTTGAGGAGCGCTTTGCATGTATATGCATTGTCACAAGGAACAAAGGAGCCTTGAAATTTATACAAGGTTGATCAAGACCTTTGGTTGAGTGATCAAAGCTGATCTGGCTATTGAATTGTTCCCCTGGGTTGATCAGGTGCAATATAATGGGTTGGATCTTGCAAAGTTTGATCTAAACTGTTTGATTGCATTGGGTGCAATACAGGCCATTGAAGTGTGGTCACAAATGGCCACATGATGTATTAATCAACATAACCACTTGAGTTCGAATTGAGGTGGTGGTAGAATTTATAAATATTGAGAACACCTGAAAAGGCAGCTAAAGGGGTTGAGGTGGTGTTAGAATTTATAAATATTGCAAACACCTGAAAAGGCACCTAAAGTGGTTTTTGTTATGGATTATGATTGTTCAGAGTGACCGAATAAAACCAGCCCCATTGGCCACATTGGGAAATGGTCATTTTGGGCCACAAAGTCCCCACCCGGGCTCTATATAAAAGCAGCCCCTTGTGCAGTCTCTACATATTCTCTAACCCTTCTTTCCTGTTCTCAAAACTCTTATCCCATTTTCCAAATTACAATGTCAAAAGTATCTATTTCagaatttggattattaataacAGAATTCTGAAAGCTCAAGTCAGGACATATTTGAATGGTCAGAGCTCAGTGGGTGCCTTCTTTGATCTTAGACGTTGAAGGGCATTGTTCACATGATCAAAAGGTTGGGCTTGTTGTATACAAGGGGCGAATTTGTTGTTAAACCTCTTGCAAACCGATATGATTGCTCGTAGGAGGCAAATATTACCTTGAAGATAGCAACATTGTAACACTCCTTGAGTCTATCTttaagtttcttttctttttcctccttCAAAATTAACCACCAACACACATGCACGACATCCCGGGACTTGGCTAacattttcatcatccaccacGTCTTGGCTTAAAGTCCCCCTTTCAAAGTTCCTTTCAAAGTCCACAAGGTACATGCTCTTTGATGAGCTTCTCTGATCTCTAAGGATCGACTAATGCATGTCCAAGTGTTGTTCATATAGAGCCATTCTTCTCTTCTGCCTTCAAAATTCCCATTTAAATATTTGCTATTATCACCAAGATCTGCACTAGCGGCAGCTCCAATAGAGCTTGCACCACAGATATTATATTAGTCACCATGCCCTCCTACCATGCGATATGTGGTATATGAATAGGCCTATTTCAAATAGTTTCAAATATTagtatttttaaatatatttttcttaCCATTTGTGTGTATACATATACAATGTAAACAATTTAGCAACAAAAATGAACTCAACATTCTGATAGATAAAAAGACAAATCTTTTGGAAATAAAACTATGATTAATAGTATTGCAATTACCCAAGATCTGATGGAAGCCTGAATCCACCTATGCGCACACGTTTTAGAGAATGAATCTGGTCAATTCTTAGGAATGGAATTAGCAAacagaagaaaattttcaagatgcAAACTAATTCATCCAAAGGAGATAAAAAGCAGGATTAAgtacaaaaacatgattaaatgaTTGGCCTATATCCGCCAAAATATTGAGGAAAactaaatgatattttaaaaaacagCAAAAAGAATTTATATGTATTGCTTTTTATAAGCAACTGAatttattaaaacaaaaaaaGTAAAGGAGCCACCGTCCAGTAAGGCAATATATATGTATCACCAATACAAAATGATTCACAAGAAGCTCCCTCTTTAGCAAGCGCATCGCCCCAAGAGTTGACCTCCCTAAGGATATGATTGAAAGAAATAATGAAACCAGAAAGCAAGCCTTCAATTTCTTTTACAATGACACATCATTCCCAATGCTGATAACTTGGAATGAGGAAACCCAAGATATGGCGGACTAAGAATTCCCTTCAATAATGATATGATTGGCATCACCACCCTTATCCTTCCATATCTTCAGCCCAGTATTGATAGCCTCCAACTCAGCCCGAATGGAAGCATTGACCTCACAGGGCCTGAGAACACAAACTTGATCACCCCATGCTAATCCCTACCACCGCCTCCCACTCCATATTGCTCAGGATTGCCTGTAGAGCTACCATCAAGATTAATCTTCCACCACCCACTGGGGAAGAGCATCATTCTACTTCTATTGCTTTCTGCTAATACCATTAGTAGGCACATGCTAATTTCACATAAGATCAGACAGGAACCCCTTTTAAGGCATCATCTCCAGCCCCACTTGCAAAGGATCACTTGGATATTTTCCTTAAGATTGATAAAATGGTGTGATCCGTCTTATAAAATCTTTCGTTCCTTTCTTTCTAGATGGTCGAAAGAATAGCATGCTAGATCACCCTCCCAAGGACAACTCCCATCTGACTGGAAGGAACCTTTCCCCGCCCTCTAAATAATTCCCCAACCAACCTTGGCATGACTCAATCGATAccaaatatcatcatcatcatcagcatcaaAGCCTTATGCCAACTAATGGAGTCGGTTACACGAAATTTATACAACATAtattaggccatgtttggaaaccattgATTCCATGCCAGAAAGTGGAAAGGAAAAGGGTTTTTCTTTGATGTGACAAattgtgttgtttggatagcaaagaaaagggTGGATTCCATTTTTCCATAATTTGAATTCTTGGCACAAGAAATTAGGTGAGTACTGTGAGAGGGATATGAGAATTCCACTTTCTATCTAAACAAGAACACAAAActggaatccatgtttcaatagttctCATGAAAATCATCATTTGATGATTATTATTTTCCATTATTTTTCCTTGGGAATAACACATTATGAGGGTGTAGGAAGATAGCAGTAGAATAAGTCCTAAGTAGGTGAATAGAAAGCATAAATGAGTTAATATAAGAAGCTTTATGTAATGGGCTGGACCCATCTACAAGAGCCTTCTCCAAGATCAGCACCATGTAGCCGTCAACAGATGGTATTATAGTAGTCCGTAATTTGAGAAGCTGCTTAGGTAGGAAACCTTTTTAATAGATTTCAGAAGATTGATAGGATTCCACTAGATAAGCATGAGAAGATTTCTAGAGTCTTCCTAGATGGACTGGAAAAATCTATAAATACCACACCATTATATCCATTCTATATTCTATGCATTCATCAAGAACACAATTCTATCAAGATTTTTCAACTATTAGTGCTCACATTGTATTAATTAACAAAAATCCATGCAAGCAGTCGTTGAGGAAAACTGCAAACTGAATTCTGGAAAACATAAAATGCAACTAATTCATCAATCAACCAAAAACTAACCTGAAGCCCAACATTTTTTACAAGTTCACGAACTTCATGATTTCTCCCTTCATGAACCTATCCAAAACATGTTAACTAGTTACTTTTAAGAACCCTCAAAAAAACATTCAGTTCTACACATCCATGTATTTCAAATTGAACTAAAGAATAAAAGATAAGCACCAACACATAAGGGAGAATAGAAAATCTGAAAGGTGACAAGATACATTCCTAAAGGCAGAAAACAAACACATAAACAACtttaaaaggaagatgaaatgatGCAGAACACATAATTTAATGCTAGCGTGcaatgtggagattatgaaagagtccataaagtaattccattaacaaaagatgctaacctaccacgtaattaagagtaaacaaataggaaataaaatctggtttaatctaaatcacatgCCTGCatactaagaaatcacataaatcaattaaaactaggcctgatggaaggataaaacttctAATTTCagatactactagtgttatcggtatcactgagctggagataaagataatatcagagatattttgataatatcggagataattcgaacacttgTTGCGTCCTTGTCATACAACCAAGGCCTGTTCAAAATTATGTGAcctatatccataggcaaaacatcacaccacatcGTGTTTGTATAAAAACCAAACTCGATGGGAATGGAACAACGCTGAGAAACCAGAATCGAAGACACATTAACCCAGGAGACTCGATAGGGCTAAGGGTGAGGAATGACTAGTATACCTAAGCGGTCCACGATGCTAGCAGAGACCACATTAATGAAACTGCCACTATCAATGATTACTTTGCAGTTTTTGCCACCACACTTGGCATACGTGTGAAAAAATGAATTACTGcaccaatcatcactttctacaatTTGGCTTAAGGCACGACTAACAATTGTAAGTGGCACAGTCTCAACTCCAATTTGATTCTCGGCTTGTGATTAAACATCTTCCCCAGTGTAGGGGTTGGCCTGAAGGGAGGCTTGAAGCTGATTGACATGCGCATTGGTCATGGTCAATTGAGTTGTGGTGGTCCTATTGTGCGCTTCAATGGCCGTTAGATGGTTGTTGATAGCATTAAGGGTCTCGGCAATCTGCTCTAGATTCAGAGTGTGATGTAGGCCAAAACCAAGTCCAGAACGAGTAGGCATACACAAAGTAACTCTTAGGGGAAAACCTAGACCCTAGGGTAATGTTATGACAAAGACAAAACCAACCTAGAGATCAAATTGAACAGACTAGAGACATTAATCAGAAAATTTAGTAAGCTGTTAACCTGAAATACTACCCTGAAAATAAAGCAGAATGGCAATATGAAAGTACCAAGCTGAAAATTTAGCAAGGGTGTAATCTGAAAATTacgaactgaaaattcagcaaggcgaCAACCTGAGATTACTATGTTAAAAATTTGGCAAGGGTAATATAGAGAAcgcaagctgaaaattcagcaatgggacaTTGTAAACATGTACATTAACCTAGACAAAGATAGATGTCCTAAATGACAATGTCATCtggaccagtgttcgaaatatcggtattgcacaatgtatcacacccttgggatacagatatgtatcggttatcgcacgggatatatcgtttgtatcgcatagtttatcgcactttttgggaaacatggggaaacattgggaaaatggttgaattttttcatgaaactttggggattgttaaaaaggcccttaatacacacttttaaatcataacatctcaaaaaaaaagatgcacatgataaatttcctttgtatagggtcctaagttatgcgatgtTTAATTGAACTaacgcaactatatttaaattgaatgtatgttatttataaatatattatagtcatgtatgaaaacacaaccaattcattgaaaagcaaaagaagaactgaagaagtaaaatttgagaaatatacatatcaatgatggggactagttgtggtctagacccacatagagttgtgtggtggctcgtaatcatcatctccatctcgacggggctgggtatagtactgctgctccacaaatcgacaatattgtgcccaGGTCATAGTAGAGTGGTACTAGTTAAGATACTCTCTGACATAACGCTGGTACTCATCCTCACCGAACTGAATCAATACACTCATCCGTGGGTACTGCGTAATCGTCACAGTCTGTAATTGATATGGATCTGGGAAGGGCATATATGAAGCTCCCTGGTATCCATATTGTTGGTCATATCCATACTACTGCTCATATCATTGCCCATAGTCAGAATTGAATTCCTGACCAGGGTTGAAAAATTATGTGCCATAACTGTTGGAGTTACTCGTcgcatatccactaggtccatatccatgTCCATTGTGTGGCACAGAACTCGAGCTACTCTCCAGTGTTAGTGATCTAGATTCATGTTGTGGCCTGTAACACGAGCTCTCCTCCCTCGTTCGTGATTCAAATCTAAAGCCACCTCGCCTGCCACGAACACTTCtgtccctcatgcattttgccaACAGCTCCTCAAAATCCGAAAGTTTATCAGTCTTCTTTTTTTGCAGTAACTTTTGACGTGTGCATGTCTTATTGTCAACAAGACGGGGTCGTGGTTCTCCTGGACAAGAACCATGATCAAGGTCGTATATGGAATGATCGAAATTTTCCTCCCCGGTAAAAGGACTAAGAGGCCTCTTATTCTGTTACCCACCCGCGTCGccgccaccaccaccatcatcgtcCTTACTGTTATTAGAGTCAACGTCACCCTTATCGCCGCCATCATCATCACCGGACTCATTTCTGCATCACTCTCGACTCGGTCTCGGTGTCGATAATGTTTCCCGCCACGTATCCCGCGTGATAGTGATCGCGCGGCCGCCCTCCGGACTCCTCGTTAATGGGTTGAATGCATCATCAGAAGACCTCTACTGCTTCACATGTTTGTCAACATCAATCCCTTGTGTCTCTGCTTCTGGTGCAATATGTGGCTCTGGTCGCCCATCCGAGGTATCTAAGTCATCCGACCTAACCCACTGGTAAACTAGGTCATCCTCCGCATTCTCAACATATGCATGCTGTCCAACCGTCATCAGGTCCAGTGGGTCTTCCTgtgcttttctttttccttccgaGCGGAGCAACCtctctcgtaacttcatattgtagtgacaatacactagcttctgaagcctctcataccctattctattacgtttatttgtatgtatgagggagaatgtactccaattcctttcacagggtGATTAGGACACTGTCTGTGCAATACACGGACAACCAGTCATTGTAAAACCTTGCAGTCAGTCCCATACATGGACCACCATTCGCTTGCATATCATAAGATTCTTTCATTATCCTAGATTTTCCAACATAATATAAAAGTTACGTTTACTACAGTGACTCACTTGGCATCATGGCATTCCTTGACTTCACCGCAGGGTGACACCCAAACATCCCAATTGCGTTGCGTAATTTAACAATCTGTTGATGGCGTATAGCAACTAGAATAAGTATTTAATGAttgagatgaagataaggagaatgtaaatgcggaacatatttacctcactaccaAAGGTGCCTTTCGCCGGACAGTCGGGGAATAAGTGATCGTACACCTCATACACAACcctctttaatgaattatcttcgaaGAGGTTCCGGCCATAGTGGTATTTGGGATTTAGGAAATACGCTGAAAGCCAACATATACACATTAGTACAACCCTCGTTTATTATTGCATAtgggaaaaaaaatccatataggtacttaccagcctgatgtagtgggtgagaaagcgTCCTTTCCCAACGAtcgtctattattgcatgcacccacttatatgcattgGGAGCTTTAACCATGATAGCCTCTTTCATCAGCTGTATAGACGGATACAACGACCCCATCGACGGATTtgtctcattgtccaccatcctcaacaccacataaatAGGCTCTATAATACCCACAACACCACGCACTTTATCCCAAAATGAATTTCCCAGCACCAACTCCTCAATTCTATAGGTTACTTTTGTcaacctctttttccattctaCATAATCATGAGAGGCGAAAAGCTCTCGTAACCCCTGTTTGTGTTTGAGAAGGCTACTTAAGGCAATATAATTTGTGGCGAACCGCGTCGCTCCGGGgcgcactatatccccaccacacctctCGCGCATTGCGGCTAATAACCAGCTGTGGTTGTATACAAAGTTTGTGATGAGCCGTGCATCAGTAATTACAGTCTTCACCGATGGCCTATCCCCGATCGCCTCCAGcatgagatcgatgcaatgggctgcgcagggggtccaatacatatgatacttgctctgaatatccttccccgccttaacaaatgcactcccattatccgtaacaaactgcacaatatttctcctcccaacatcttgcatgacgttgtgcattagtttgtaaatgtagttaaaatccttgatcttactactcgcatctatactctttaggaacaccgcccgtcccctggaatagaccataaaatttataatcgacatcttcgtcggtccggtccaaccgtcacacatgacggtgcagccgtacatctcccatgactgccGATACGAATCAATGTATGTCTTCATTTCTGCATGTTCATCATCCAAGTATTTTCCCATGATCTGGGCGGGTGTGGGAGGCTGCACACCCTCACCCCCACGctgcacttcacttatcatatttttaaagTGCGGGCTTGCTGCGGCATTTGCGGGGATTTGATCGTATATAAAAAATTTTGCTATAAATTTTTCAACTTTTTTCCTCACATCCCCTCCACTAAacatctcctttattttcttttgtgtccctCCTGCCTCTTTGTACATCCTCGGATCTGAAGGTAGATCCGGTACCCGCATGCTACTACTCCTGCCCATGCCCCATATTCCTCCCCGCCTACTACCCTCCCCTGATCCACCCTTAACACTCTCCCCTGCTCCACTCCCCCCACCACGCTCATGGATAGACccctcaaatctaggcctactTGTGTCCCACCTCCTATCCTGATCCCTCTCCCACTGATCCcgtatggactcttgaattgcACATCTATATTcgggatcatcatcattatcgagatccactacatcatcctcacctgcatatggtggccgccccaactcctccctaatctcTCTCTCCCGTGCATGTCGTTTATCTtttgtcttcacattttttttcaatatggtcctcatctgttctcgcacatcctgtgggcacttcgggcaatccacaacattgcgataccctcccgctaaatgctcctttaagcgggttaccccaccactcctcgatacatggccacataaattacatatactcccgaatcgattatcgggaatgggccgaccgtacgtccaccctatatcaggttgcctacctcctcttcctcccgacatattttatctgtaaaataatattatattagtacttgttagggcccaccttggggcatgtgctgtatatccatgacactcatccattttgttagattattttaaggaatagTCCATAGAGCACCATCCACACGTACATGGTATTGGACGCTTAGATTTGcccgattggtgtgatttttacatGGTATTCAATGACATGTAttgtgcatctaatggacggtacagatcaaTAGATTGGACTATTCAAGTATCATGGTGCAACTAGAAGTACTATAACTTACAGTACTCCGAAGGCGCTGgagcatttttttcaaaatagatgggaaaaacttgttttctttttttctttcttttttttctttttccttttttttccgaAGGTAACCATATTTAATATAAAAAGTTGATATATCTCGCATCATGAAATGGATTATACTATGGTATATGCCCTTGGTTACTTTTGGAAGGCATCTGTAGTTGGCAAGCTTAAAcaacaatctggaccgtccacactgtgggccccattgtggatgaccATAGTGAAAAATTCTcattgatttgatgatttgaacattgaaaaaATGTGGCTGTCAGATGATCAGAAACAACATTGGAGTCCAAACCAACGGATGAAATTGGATATTTAAAGATGGACCGGACCGATCAAATGCATTTATAGTTTGAAAAACAGATGGTTtgggcttttaaaaaaaaaagatgaacggtgtagatataataaatacatcactttggcgccatgtaactttgatctcctttgaaccattcgtacagctggagctcgaggagcatcagtgctcgccTTTTAcagcaggaagcggattgcgtactgagtaactcactacgataagcctactgagtaaactctgtggggcctactgtgactTTTGTagtttatccgctccgtccaccCCCTTcatcaaataattttagggatttacacaaaaaaattaagtatatccaaagttcaactggaccacacgacaggaaacagtgtaaatcGAACATCTACCGtcgaaaaattcttgagggccaccgaagttttggatcaagcttatgtttgtgtttttctttcatccatgtttttgtgatcttatgaacaggttggatgagaaataaacatcactgtgggccctataaaggtttcaacggtggaaatcattattccaactgtttcctgtgatatggtccacttgatctttgggtatgcttaaatgtTTGTCTCAACCCcgaaaataagatggaaaaatgtatggacggcgtggatagaccagatacattcacggtgggcccaacagagtttacttagtacgataatagcgtactgagtaactaagcacgcaatccgatttctttacAGCAAGTCCTGCACGggaacctaagtggggcccaccatgatgttcacgagaaatccatactgttcatccattttgtgagttcattttaggacatgagaccacaAATGAGCAGGATCTAat from Magnolia sinica isolate HGM2019 chromosome 17, MsV1, whole genome shotgun sequence encodes the following:
- the LOC131230303 gene encoding uncharacterized protein LOC131230303, translated to MGRSSSMRVPDLPSDPRMYKEAGGTQKKIKEMFSGGDVRKKVEKFIAKFFIYDQIPANAAASPHFKNMISEVQRGGEGVQPPTPAQIMGKYLDDEHAEMKTYIDSYRQSWEMYGCTVMCDGWTGPTKMSIINFMVYSRGRAVFLKSIDASSKIKDFNYIYKLMHNVMQDVGRRNIVQFVTDNGSAFVKAGKDIQSKYHMYWTPCAAHCIDLMLEAIGDRPSVKTVITDARLITNFVYNHSWLLAAMRERCGGDIVRPGATRFATNYIALSSLLKHKQGLRELFASHDYVEWKKRLTKVTYRIEELVLGNSFWDKVRGVVGIIEPIYVVLRMVDNETNPSMGSLYPSIQLMKEAIMVKAPNAYKWVHAIIDDRWERTLSHPLHQAAYFLNPKYHYGRNLFEDNSLKRVVYEVYDHLFPDCPAKGTFGSEVNMFRIYILLIFISIIKYLF